A genomic segment from Mycoplasma sp. 1018B encodes:
- a CDS encoding MAG3240 family lipoprotein, protein MKKIKKFLSILTPFSLFLTIACQENNLIHTKIKEYLEELKFEDNLTFEQIKLYLQINLKELFNYQIKKITYINKQINIDDLFFYEYDFVKPKKFIIDNNSYLLNLNNKNTLKINELFFFNWNPEKLTFNNYLNNLWTEHNSNNYSSLDLILPNIQYLIYLASINNPLNFKNKISTTKLRPSAFILNKEQHFYLLKTLEFYIRYFEIDSLSKNFYLDFGILSKINENLLQISLIIFDENNKLIFKSDNKIYITNFIDYSQLFSRYVDKTSGGILSLNINEHDDISNIQLNEKFNDINLIFENNLFNIIDFDSLLHPNEIYKEVNFNVLKYLFNELKGNIKIVTNGQINNNLIIDRLENTDLLNNTYAIAKLIVFDKIEKKYYPWYSVNFTPHHHLLNGFYIKNELNLLNNKNSENYFGYQTYQSNQKIKFVNPDIFFENNLIFILNFLIKKNMFNSQLWNSQNMNKLSNIEIVHKKDIYEKRISNLISQFVLLYAINNGSLIKEVKVYIDPNNDFSFKNYPLGIIPIKIDFIDDKNQSMLNSNNKDNLFYLKGFKGFEFSFDDISENEINIQPLENQELIFIERII, encoded by the coding sequence ATGAAAAAAATAAAAAAATTTCTCAGTATATTAACTCCTTTTTCTTTATTTTTAACTATAGCATGTCAAGAAAATAATTTAATTCATACAAAAATCAAAGAATATTTAGAAGAATTAAAATTTGAAGATAATTTAACTTTTGAACAGATTAAATTATATTTACAAATAAATTTGAAAGAATTATTTAATTATCAAATTAAAAAAATTACTTATATTAATAAACAAATAAATATAGACGATTTATTTTTTTATGAATATGATTTTGTAAAACCAAAAAAATTTATTATAGATAATAATAGTTATTTATTAAATTTAAACAATAAAAATACTTTAAAAATTAATGAGTTATTTTTTTTTAATTGAAATCCTGAAAAACTAACTTTTAATAATTATTTAAATAATTTATGAACTGAACACAATTCTAATAATTATTCTTCACTCGATTTAATTTTGCCAAATATTCAATATTTAATTTACTTAGCTTCAATTAACAATCCTTTAAATTTTAAAAATAAAATTTCTACAACAAAATTAAGACCAAGTGCCTTTATATTAAATAAAGAACAACATTTTTATTTATTAAAAACCTTAGAATTTTATATAAGATATTTTGAAATAGATTCTCTAAGTAAAAATTTTTATTTAGATTTTGGAATTTTAAGCAAAATTAATGAAAATTTATTACAAATTTCTTTGATTATTTTTGATGAAAATAATAAATTAATTTTTAAAAGTGATAATAAAATTTATATAACTAATTTTATTGATTATTCGCAATTATTCAGTAGATACGTTGATAAGACAAGTGGGGGAATTTTATCATTAAATATTAATGAACATGATGATATTTCAAATATTCAACTTAATGAAAAATTTAATGATATTAATTTAATTTTTGAAAATAATCTATTTAATATTATAGATTTTGATTCATTATTACATCCAAATGAAATATATAAGGAAGTTAATTTTAATGTTTTAAAATATCTATTTAATGAGTTAAAGGGAAATATAAAAATTGTCACTAATGGTCAAATTAATAATAATTTAATTATTGATAGATTAGAAAATACTGATTTATTAAATAATACTTATGCAATTGCAAAATTAATAGTTTTTGACAAAATTGAAAAAAAATATTATCCTTGGTATTCGGTTAATTTTACTCCACATCATCATTTATTAAATGGTTTTTATATTAAAAATGAATTAAATTTATTAAATAATAAAAATAGTGAAAATTATTTTGGGTATCAAACATATCAATCAAATCAAAAAATAAAATTTGTTAATCCTGATATTTTTTTTGAAAATAATTTAATTTTTATTTTAAATTTTTTAATTAAAAAAAATATGTTTAATTCACAATTATGAAATTCTCAAAATATGAATAAATTATCAAATATTGAAATAGTGCACAAAAAAGATATTTATGAAAAAAGAATAAGTAATCTTATATCACAATTTGTTTTATTATATGCAATAAATAACGGTTCTTTAATTAAAGAAGTTAAAGTTTATATTGATCCTAATAATGATTTTTCTTTTAAAAATTATCCTTTAGGAATAATACCTATAAAAATAGATTTCATAGATGATAAAAATCAATCAATGTTGAATTCAAATAATAAAGATAATTTGTTTTATTTAAAAGGTTTTAAAGGTTTTGAATTTTCATTTGATGATATTAGTGAAAATGAAATTAATATTCAACCCTTAGAAAATCAAGAATTAATTTTCATCGAAAGAATTATATAA
- the rplO gene encoding 50S ribosomal protein L15: MKLNSLKPTQGSRKEKHRVGRGHAAGKGKQAGKGQSGQNKRHGHRLGFEGGQTPWFRRIGKRGFNNINHIEYQIINLSDLERSFNDNDFVNLESLFKANLLKRSLPVKLLGKGTLTKKLKVELHDASESAIEAIKSNGGTFIYL; encoded by the coding sequence ATTAAATTAAATTCTTTAAAACCAACTCAAGGATCTAGAAAAGAAAAACATCGTGTAGGTAGAGGTCACGCAGCTGGCAAAGGTAAACAAGCTGGAAAAGGTCAATCAGGTCAAAATAAACGTCACGGACATAGATTAGGATTTGAAGGTGGCCAAACTCCTTGATTTAGAAGAATTGGTAAACGTGGTTTTAATAATATAAATCACATTGAATATCAAATTATTAATTTATCTGATTTAGAAAGATCTTTTAACGATAACGATTTTGTAAATTTAGAATCTTTATTTAAAGCTAATTTACTAAAAAGATCATTACCTGTTAAATTATTAGGTAAAGGTACTTTAACTAAAAAATTAAAAGTTGAACTTCATGATGCTTCTGAAAGTGCAATAGAAGCAATTAAAAGTAATGGTGGAACATTTATTTATTTATAA
- the rpsE gene encoding 30S ribosomal protein S5, whose protein sequence is MKFEKNDNEFSEKVVNIARVTKVVKGGRRFSFAAYVVVGDKKGRVGFGHGKANEVPDAIKKAIKDAKNNLINVPIFKQITVPHIVEAKFLASKVMLKPAPKGKGIVASGAVRSVIELAGYTDIYTKTYGSRSKANIVRATLKALKLLRTPEQIALVRDKKVEDLLN, encoded by the coding sequence TTAAAATTTGAAAAAAATGATAATGAATTTAGCGAAAAAGTTGTTAATATAGCTCGTGTAACTAAAGTTGTTAAAGGTGGTAGAAGATTTTCATTTGCTGCTTATGTTGTTGTAGGGGACAAAAAAGGTCGTGTTGGTTTTGGACATGGGAAAGCCAATGAAGTACCAGATGCTATTAAAAAAGCTATTAAAGATGCAAAAAATAATTTAATAAATGTGCCAATTTTTAAACAAATAACTGTACCACACATTGTTGAAGCTAAATTTTTAGCTTCAAAAGTAATGTTAAAACCTGCACCAAAAGGTAAAGGAATAGTTGCTAGTGGAGCTGTACGTTCTGTAATAGAATTAGCAGGATATACTGATATTTACACTAAAACTTATGGTTCTCGTTCAAAGGCAAATATAGTTAGAGCAACATTAAAAGCTTTAAAATTATTAAGAACTCCAGAACAAATTGCTTTAGTTAGAGATAAGAAAGTTGAAGATCTATTAAATTAG
- the rplR gene encoding 50S ribosomal protein L18, giving the protein MSQLSRNKARKVKHLRERQHIFGTSNKPRLNVFKSHQNFYAQLIDDTTGKTLASVSTLEKGIYKGNISSAKEAGKKMAELINNLGIKELVFDRAGYIYHGRVKAFAEAVREHVKGVKF; this is encoded by the coding sequence ATGTCTCAATTATCTCGTAATAAAGCACGTAAAGTTAAACACTTGCGTGAAAGACAACATATTTTTGGAACAAGTAATAAACCTCGTCTTAACGTATTTAAATCACATCAAAATTTTTATGCTCAACTAATTGATGATACTACTGGTAAAACTTTAGCTTCTGTTAGCACACTTGAAAAAGGTATTTATAAAGGAAATATTTCTTCAGCAAAAGAAGCGGGTAAAAAAATGGCAGAGTTAATTAATAATTTAGGAATTAAAGAATTGGTATTTGATAGAGCTGGTTATATTTATCATGGTCGTGTTAAAGCTTTTGCTGAAGCAGTTAGAGAACATGTTAAAGGAGTTAAATTCTAA
- the rplF gene encoding 50S ribosomal protein L6: MSRVGNRVLIIPNDVKVTLDQTKLSVQGPLGELTNEFSPLIKINIEENKISTLRANEEKHTKQLHGTTNALIANMLLGVSKGFIKELVIKGVGYRATLKDKIIEIAAGYSHLVNVNIPNDVKVEINKPTEITIKGINKESVGQFASIIRSVRKPNPYSGKGIAYKDEVIRRKEGKTSAK, translated from the coding sequence ATGTCTCGTGTAGGTAATCGTGTATTAATTATTCCTAATGATGTCAAAGTTACTTTAGATCAAACTAAGTTAAGCGTTCAAGGACCACTTGGTGAATTAACTAATGAATTTAGTCCATTGATTAAAATAAATATAGAAGAAAATAAAATTAGTACATTACGTGCTAATGAAGAAAAACATACAAAACAATTGCATGGAACAACTAATGCTTTAATAGCAAACATGCTTTTAGGAGTTTCTAAAGGGTTTATTAAAGAATTAGTTATTAAAGGTGTTGGTTATAGAGCAACATTAAAAGATAAAATTATAGAAATAGCAGCTGGTTATAGTCATTTAGTAAATGTTAATATTCCTAATGATGTCAAAGTAGAAATTAATAAACCAACTGAAATAACTATTAAAGGTATAAATAAAGAATCAGTTGGCCAATTTGCTTCAATTATTCGCAGCGTTAGAAAACCAAATCCATATTCTGGTAAAGGAATAGCATATAAAGATGAAGTGATTCGTCGTAAAGAAGGTAAAACTTCTGCTAAATAA
- the rpsH gene encoding 30S ribosomal protein S8, which translates to MFITDPISDMIVRIKNANQRKFKTVNVPFSNKKAKILDILLNEGYITSYSVKGEGKNKNFEIVLKYKNSQRAIIDFKRVSKPGLRVYASVDKLPSVLSGYGTAIISTSKGIMTDKQARKEHVGGEVIAYIW; encoded by the coding sequence ATGTTTATAACAGATCCGATTTCAGATATGATTGTGCGTATAAAAAATGCTAATCAACGTAAATTTAAAACTGTTAATGTTCCTTTTTCAAATAAAAAAGCCAAAATTCTAGATATTTTATTAAATGAAGGTTATATAACATCTTATTCAGTAAAAGGCGAAGGTAAAAACAAAAACTTTGAAATAGTTTTAAAATATAAAAATTCACAAAGAGCTATTATTGATTTTAAAAGAGTGTCAAAACCTGGTTTAAGAGTTTATGCTTCTGTTGATAAATTACCATCTGTTCTTTCAGGTTATGGAACTGCAATAATTTCTACATCTAAAGGTATAATGACTGATAAACAAGCTCGTAAGGAACATGTTGGCGGTGAAGTAATCGCTTACATTTGATAG
- a CDS encoding type Z 30S ribosomal protein S14 has product MAKKSLKVKALKHPKFSTRAYTRCELCGRPHAVLRKYKICRICFRNLAHEGKIPGMKKASW; this is encoded by the coding sequence ATGGCAAAAAAATCATTAAAAGTAAAAGCATTAAAACACCCTAAATTTTCTACGCGTGCTTATACACGTTGTGAATTATGCGGTCGTCCACATGCAGTTTTAAGAAAATATAAAATATGTCGTATTTGTTTCCGTAATTTAGCCCATGAAGGAAAAATACCTGGCATGAAGAAAGCGAGTTGATAG
- the rplE gene encoding 50S ribosomal protein L5 yields the protein MMSNLKIHYQTKVVPALIEKYNYSSVMQVPRLEKIVLNMTAGKEVSNSKAIEEVLNELTVISGQKPFQTKARKSNASWKLREGMPMGGKVTLRRERMWDFLDKLINVAMPRIRDFKGANPKAFDKHGNYSLGIKEEIIFPEIEFDKIRRIKGLDVQLITSTNSNEEARTLLELIGMPFAKGEK from the coding sequence ATTATGAGTAATTTAAAAATACATTATCAAACTAAAGTTGTACCTGCATTAATTGAAAAATATAATTATTCTTCTGTAATGCAAGTTCCACGTTTAGAAAAAATAGTTCTTAATATGACCGCTGGCAAAGAAGTTTCAAATTCAAAAGCAATCGAAGAAGTATTAAACGAATTGACCGTTATTTCAGGACAAAAACCTTTTCAAACAAAAGCAAGAAAATCTAATGCTTCATGAAAATTACGTGAAGGAATGCCAATGGGCGGAAAAGTAACATTAAGAAGAGAAAGAATGTGAGATTTTCTTGATAAATTAATAAATGTGGCAATGCCACGTATACGTGATTTTAAAGGTGCTAATCCTAAAGCATTTGATAAACACGGTAATTATTCATTAGGTATAAAAGAAGAAATTATTTTCCCAGAAATAGAATTTGATAAAATTCGTCGTATTAAAGGATTAGATGTTCAATTAATAACTTCAACTAATTCAAACGAAGAAGCAAGAACATTATTAGAATTAATTGGTATGCCTTTTGCAAAAGGAGAAAAATAA
- the rplX gene encoding 50S ribosomal protein L24 — MKFKKHDEVIIIAGSHKGKIGTIEKIDTKKNLVWIKDINKVTKHVKPTQGQDGQIKQIEAPIHASNLSILVKKATKNSPAVYSKIGYEFKNDKKIRINRKTKKEL, encoded by the coding sequence ATGAAATTTAAAAAACATGATGAAGTAATTATTATTGCTGGTTCACATAAAGGTAAAATTGGAACAATTGAAAAAATTGATACAAAGAAAAATCTTGTTTGAATCAAAGATATTAATAAAGTAACCAAACACGTAAAACCGACCCAAGGTCAAGATGGACAAATTAAACAAATAGAAGCTCCTATTCATGCTTCAAATCTTTCAATTTTAGTAAAAAAAGCAACTAAAAATTCTCCTGCAGTTTATTCGAAAATCGGTTATGAATTCAAGAACGATAAAAAAATAAGAATTAATCGTAAAACTAAAAAGGAACTTTAA
- the rplN gene encoding 50S ribosomal protein L14, which translates to MLLELSKLNVADNSGAKEVGLIRVLGGSRKKTANIGDVIVCSVKKAIPNGIVKEGQVVKAVIVRSTYGIKRANGSHIKFDDNAVVIIKEDGSLRGSRVFGPIARELRDKGYLKIVSLAPEVL; encoded by the coding sequence ATGTTATTGGAACTTTCTAAATTAAATGTAGCAGATAATTCTGGTGCAAAAGAAGTTGGTTTAATTAGAGTTTTAGGCGGAAGTCGTAAAAAAACAGCAAATATTGGTGATGTTATAGTATGTTCTGTTAAAAAAGCAATTCCTAATGGTATAGTAAAAGAAGGTCAAGTAGTAAAAGCCGTTATTGTTAGAAGTACATATGGAATAAAAAGAGCTAATGGTTCTCATATAAAATTTGATGATAATGCAGTTGTAATAATAAAAGAAGATGGTTCATTAAGAGGAAGTCGTGTATTTGGCCCTATCGCTCGTGAATTACGTGATAAAGGTTATTTAAAAATTGTTTCATTAGCTCCTGAAGTTTTATAG
- the rpsQ gene encoding 30S ribosomal protein S17, producing MQRKTKTRKTLQGKVTSVRGDKTIFVEVETYRSHRLYSKRFKTTKRFAVHDELNKAQVNDIVIIMETRPLSKTKHFRLVEIKQHASESEQ from the coding sequence ATGCAAAGAAAGACAAAAACTCGTAAAACACTACAAGGTAAAGTTACTTCTGTTAGAGGTGATAAAACTATTTTTGTAGAAGTTGAAACATATAGATCACATAGATTGTATTCTAAACGTTTTAAAACTACTAAACGTTTTGCTGTTCATGATGAATTAAATAAAGCTCAAGTTAATGATATAGTAATTATTATGGAAACTAGACCATTATCAAAAACAAAACATTTCCGTTTGGTTGAAATTAAACAACATGCTTCAGAAAGTGAGCAATAA
- the rpmC gene encoding 50S ribosomal protein L29, with protein MLFKDLQTKSLEELKKLVVDLKAELWTLKFKNATTSLDQTHKINLIRKDIAKVLTAIRQHEIKGNK; from the coding sequence ATGCTTTTTAAAGATTTACAAACCAAGTCATTAGAAGAATTAAAAAAATTAGTTGTGGATTTAAAAGCAGAATTGTGAACACTAAAATTTAAAAATGCAACTACTAGTCTTGACCAAACACATAAAATTAATTTAATCAGAAAAGATATTGCAAAAGTTTTAACAGCTATTAGACAACATGAAATTAAAGGAAATAAATAA